Proteins co-encoded in one Arthrobacter alpinus genomic window:
- a CDS encoding SDR family NAD(P)-dependent oxidoreductase → MGKLENKIAIVTGAGSGIGRGIAEKLAAEGATVVVGDINEAAANETAGALGNDSIGLVADVTSRESVDAMVAAVTEKYGRIDILVNNAGWDKVEPFLQSKVSDWDRVIAINLYGTLHCSQAVLAVMAEQGHGAVINIGSDAGRVGSSGEAVYSAAKGGIIAFTKTAAREMARNKVTVNCVSPGPADTPLFAGISAENPKLREALERAIPLRRLAQPADLANAVAFFASDEAAFITGQTLSVSGGLTMS, encoded by the coding sequence ATGGGAAAGCTTGAAAATAAGATTGCCATCGTGACCGGCGCCGGAAGTGGCATCGGGCGCGGCATTGCCGAAAAACTCGCTGCTGAAGGCGCAACGGTGGTGGTCGGCGACATTAATGAAGCCGCCGCCAACGAGACGGCAGGGGCACTGGGAAACGATTCCATCGGGCTCGTCGCCGACGTCACCAGCCGCGAGTCAGTGGATGCCATGGTTGCTGCGGTGACTGAAAAATACGGCCGGATCGACATCCTCGTCAACAATGCCGGCTGGGACAAGGTTGAACCGTTCCTGCAAAGCAAGGTGTCCGACTGGGACCGCGTCATCGCCATCAACCTCTACGGAACACTGCACTGCAGCCAGGCCGTGCTGGCCGTCATGGCCGAACAGGGCCACGGCGCAGTCATTAACATTGGCTCCGACGCCGGACGCGTTGGCTCCTCCGGGGAAGCCGTCTACTCGGCGGCCAAGGGCGGCATCATCGCCTTCACCAAGACGGCAGCCCGCGAAATGGCACGTAACAAGGTCACCGTGAACTGTGTGAGCCCCGGCCCCGCCGACACCCCGCTCTTTGCCGGCATCAGCGCCGAGAACCCCAAACTGCGGGAAGCACTGGAACGGGCCATCCCGCTGCGCCGGTTGGCCCAGCCAGCCGACCTGGCCAACGCCGTCGCCTTTTTCGCCTCCGATGAAGCAGCCTTCATCACCGGCCAGACGCTGTCCGTCAGCGGCGGCCTCACCATGAGCTGA
- a CDS encoding acyl-CoA dehydrogenase family protein → MTTAANQADSAQRSDVLNLDALLSAEELELRNTVRTFVNERIRPNIAAWYEDAVFPVEIVKEMGALGLLGMHLKGYGCPGRSAVEYGIAAMELEAGDSGLRTFVSVQGSLAMSAIHKWGSEEQKNQYLPGMAKGEIIGCFGLTEPTAGSDPSSMATFARRDGDGWVLTGAKRWIGLASIAQIAVIWAMTDDGVRGFLVPTDTPGFTATPIQGKLSMRASIQCDLTFEDVRLPADALLPGAEGLRGPFSCLNEARYGIIWGTMGAARDSYEAALAYSLERLQFDKPLAAYQITQQKLVNMLLEIQKGTLLAIHTGRMKDAGTLEPVQISVGKLNNCREAIQICRDARAILGGNGITLDYSPLRHANNLESVRTYEGTDEVHTLILGSHITGIPAFR, encoded by the coding sequence ATGACAACCGCCGCTAACCAAGCCGATTCAGCCCAGCGTTCGGACGTGCTCAACCTTGACGCCCTGCTCAGCGCCGAAGAGCTGGAGCTGCGCAACACCGTGCGCACGTTCGTGAACGAGCGCATCCGGCCCAACATTGCTGCCTGGTACGAGGACGCCGTGTTCCCCGTGGAAATCGTGAAGGAAATGGGTGCCCTGGGCCTGCTCGGCATGCACCTGAAAGGGTACGGCTGCCCCGGCCGCTCCGCGGTGGAGTACGGCATCGCCGCCATGGAACTGGAGGCCGGAGATTCCGGTCTGCGCACCTTTGTCAGCGTGCAGGGCTCCCTGGCCATGAGCGCCATCCACAAATGGGGTTCCGAGGAACAGAAAAACCAGTACCTTCCCGGCATGGCGAAGGGTGAGATCATCGGCTGCTTCGGCCTGACCGAACCCACCGCCGGCTCCGACCCGTCCTCCATGGCCACCTTCGCCCGCCGCGACGGCGACGGCTGGGTGCTCACCGGCGCCAAGCGCTGGATTGGGCTGGCCTCAATTGCCCAGATCGCTGTTATTTGGGCCATGACTGACGACGGCGTCCGCGGCTTCCTGGTGCCCACGGACACCCCCGGTTTCACAGCCACCCCCATCCAAGGGAAACTGTCGATGCGCGCCTCCATCCAGTGCGACCTCACCTTCGAGGACGTCAGGCTGCCGGCCGATGCCCTGCTGCCAGGCGCGGAAGGGCTGCGCGGCCCGTTCTCCTGTCTCAACGAGGCACGCTACGGCATCATTTGGGGAACCATGGGAGCCGCCCGGGACAGCTACGAAGCCGCATTGGCCTACTCATTGGAACGGCTCCAGTTCGACAAGCCGCTGGCCGCCTACCAAATCACTCAGCAGAAGCTGGTCAACATGCTCCTGGAAATCCAAAAGGGCACCTTGCTGGCCATCCACACCGGTCGGATGAAGGATGCCGGCACGCTGGAACCGGTGCAAATTTCCGTGGGCAAACTGAACAATTGCCGTGAGGCCATTCAAATCTGCCGTGACGCCCGTGCCATCCTGGGCGGCAACGGCATCACCTTGGACTACTCGCCGCTGCGCCATGCCAACAACCTCGAATCGGTGCGCACCTATGAGGGCACCGATGAGGTCCACACCCTGATCCTGGGCAGCCATATCACCGGCATCCCCGCCTTCCGCTAG
- a CDS encoding MaoC family dehydratase: MSIDVSLVGTSLGTVQRTWNGDSAMLYALGVGAGAGLGDRELAYTTENSAGVPQQVLPSFATVLGFPAVALLDQGGTSSPGVSGGIATRGGPSIFGEYPVSTVLHARHELTLHRPLPVAGAGDVSAVVTAVHDTGAHALVTITTELRAAEPAAGWPGSPELSGPKAAGPIPGSTTPGSPEQGALLATNRATFLVRGAGGFGGPRPEPTRWHAPDREPDDAVDHPTSTTQGLLYRLSGDRNALHSDPRAARKAGFDRPILHGLCTYGFAARALIQSVCHGDATEFGTMTARFTSPVFPGDNLSFRIWDDGDTVHFQGLVSSRMVLDQGSFTRRPNVNKGVTND; this comes from the coding sequence TTGAGCATTGATGTGAGCCTTGTGGGCACATCGCTTGGGACCGTCCAGCGCACGTGGAACGGCGATTCCGCCATGCTGTACGCCCTCGGTGTCGGCGCGGGGGCCGGCCTCGGGGACCGGGAGCTGGCCTACACCACCGAGAACAGCGCCGGTGTCCCGCAGCAGGTACTGCCTAGCTTTGCAACAGTGTTGGGATTCCCTGCGGTGGCGCTTCTGGATCAGGGCGGCACGTCCAGCCCCGGCGTGTCTGGTGGAATAGCCACCCGCGGCGGGCCGTCCATCTTTGGTGAGTATCCGGTGTCCACCGTGCTGCACGCTCGACACGAGCTGACACTGCACAGACCCCTGCCCGTAGCCGGTGCTGGCGATGTGTCGGCCGTGGTCACCGCGGTGCACGACACCGGCGCACATGCACTCGTCACCATCACCACCGAGCTGCGGGCAGCGGAACCCGCGGCCGGCTGGCCCGGGAGCCCCGAGCTGAGCGGCCCTAAGGCCGCCGGTCCCATACCTGGCAGCACCACGCCAGGTAGCCCAGAGCAAGGTGCGCTTCTGGCCACCAACCGGGCCACGTTCCTAGTCCGCGGGGCGGGCGGTTTTGGCGGGCCCCGGCCGGAACCGACCCGGTGGCATGCGCCAGATCGGGAGCCGGATGACGCCGTAGACCATCCCACCAGCACCACTCAGGGCCTGCTATACCGCCTCAGCGGGGATCGGAACGCGCTGCATTCGGACCCGCGCGCCGCACGGAAAGCCGGTTTTGACCGGCCTATCCTGCATGGTTTGTGTACCTACGGCTTTGCTGCTCGGGCGTTGATTCAATCCGTCTGTCACGGCGACGCAACCGAGTTTGGCACCATGACCGCACGGTTCACCAGCCCGGTGTTCCCCGGCGACAACCTTTCCTTTCGGATCTGGGACGACGGGGACACGGTGCATTTCCAGGGGCTCGTGTCCAGCCGTATGGTCCTGGACCAGGGTTCCTTCACACGCAGGCCAAACGTCAACAAAGGAGTCACAAATGACTGA
- a CDS encoding AMP-binding protein, with amino-acid sequence MTFETILTPEQTERFMASGDWRNKTLTDFLDEAAAATPEKTASVDARRSVSYAELKQQVDRCALGLLELGVSPGDVVSIQLPNWIEWLVVHYAAVRIGAITNPLIPVYRDREIGFMMERSQAKVLVIPSSFRGFDFPAMIERLRPKLPSLEHVLVVDAGEELAEGFHSWEEFMATAWEERRDPAELPALRPDPNALSLLIFTSGTTGQPKGVMHTHNTLVAGSVPWPDKLGMDQQSVIHMASTFAHLTGYLYGVSLPLQLGATGIFQDVWNAEAFVELVEKHGIAHTSGATPFLHDLLEAPNLASRDVSSLKRFCCMGAPIPRVMVRQAREELPEMSVFGGWGQTECGLVTMGSPSDPVEKIITSDGRALGGMSIRIVDLDGAVLPEDAEGRLQIQGPFLFQGYLGQLDATRELFEGDWFDTGDLGSIDAEGYLKIAGRTKDVIIRGGENIPVAYVENVLYEHPDIDAVAVVAIPHPRLQEIACAAVTLRAGSPEFSFAAMQAFLQEKGVAKPYWPERLEVVSDFPRTPSGKIQKFQLRERFTASELATQSTKDTP; translated from the coding sequence ATGACTTTTGAAACCATCCTGACGCCGGAGCAGACGGAACGCTTCATGGCGTCCGGTGACTGGCGCAACAAGACGCTGACGGACTTTCTGGACGAAGCCGCCGCCGCGACGCCGGAGAAAACAGCCAGTGTGGACGCCCGCCGCAGCGTCAGCTACGCGGAGCTGAAGCAACAGGTGGACAGGTGTGCCCTGGGCCTGCTGGAACTGGGTGTATCACCCGGGGACGTCGTCTCGATCCAGCTCCCCAACTGGATCGAATGGCTTGTGGTCCACTATGCGGCCGTGCGGATCGGGGCCATCACCAACCCGCTGATCCCCGTGTACCGGGATCGAGAAATCGGCTTCATGATGGAGCGGTCCCAGGCCAAGGTCCTTGTCATCCCGTCCAGTTTCCGTGGCTTTGACTTTCCCGCCATGATCGAGCGACTCCGGCCAAAACTGCCCAGCCTGGAACACGTTCTGGTTGTGGACGCCGGAGAGGAACTCGCCGAAGGATTTCACAGCTGGGAGGAGTTCATGGCCACGGCCTGGGAGGAACGCCGTGACCCTGCGGAGCTGCCCGCACTGCGGCCGGATCCCAACGCCCTTTCGCTGCTGATTTTCACCTCGGGAACCACCGGGCAGCCCAAGGGTGTCATGCACACCCACAACACTCTCGTTGCCGGCAGCGTGCCGTGGCCCGACAAACTGGGCATGGACCAGCAGTCCGTCATCCACATGGCCTCCACGTTCGCGCACCTCACGGGATACCTGTACGGAGTGTCCCTGCCACTCCAGCTTGGCGCCACCGGCATCTTCCAGGACGTGTGGAACGCAGAAGCATTTGTGGAACTCGTGGAAAAACACGGCATCGCGCACACCTCCGGAGCCACACCGTTCCTGCATGACCTACTGGAGGCGCCGAATCTGGCTTCCCGGGATGTTTCCTCACTTAAAAGGTTCTGCTGTATGGGTGCGCCCATACCGCGCGTCATGGTCCGCCAAGCGCGGGAAGAACTGCCGGAGATGAGCGTCTTTGGCGGGTGGGGCCAGACCGAATGCGGACTCGTCACCATGGGCAGTCCCAGCGATCCGGTCGAGAAAATTATCACCAGCGACGGGCGGGCACTGGGTGGCATGAGCATCCGCATCGTCGACCTGGACGGGGCCGTGCTGCCGGAAGATGCCGAGGGCCGCCTGCAGATCCAAGGTCCGTTCCTGTTCCAGGGCTACCTCGGACAACTTGACGCGACCCGGGAGCTGTTTGAGGGTGACTGGTTCGACACAGGGGACCTGGGCAGCATCGACGCCGAGGGCTACTTGAAAATTGCCGGCCGCACCAAGGACGTCATCATCCGCGGCGGCGAAAACATCCCCGTGGCCTATGTCGAAAATGTACTGTACGAGCATCCCGACATCGATGCCGTCGCCGTGGTCGCCATTCCACACCCACGCCTGCAGGAGATCGCCTGTGCTGCCGTGACTCTCCGGGCAGGCTCACCGGAATTCAGCTTTGCCGCTATGCAGGCCTTCCTGCAGGAGAAGGGCGTGGCGAAGCCATATTGGCCCGAGCGGCTGGAAGTAGTCTCGGACTTTCCACGCACGCCGTCGGGCAAGATTCAAAAATTCCAGCTGCGCGAGCGCTTCACCGCCTCCGAACTCGCCACCCAATCCACGAAGGACACACCATGA
- a CDS encoding enoyl-CoA hydratase-related protein, producing MTNYEDIIYEVEGPTAIITMNRPHRYNAFRGKTVEELIKAFRAAWADRSVQAVILTGAGEKAFCTGGDVKQRAETGDYGPTESGMFEIGNLHKLIRDIPKPVIAAVNGIAVGGGHVLHVLCDLTIAADTAKFGQAGPRVGSFDAGFGSAYLARVVGEKRAREIWFLCRQYDAVTAERWGLVNTVVPASELMSEAKAWAAEIAEKSPTALRFLKQSFNADSDHMAGLSNLAMSALDLFTASPEGLEGAAAFAEKRKPAFNEHVISH from the coding sequence ATGACCAACTATGAAGACATCATCTACGAGGTCGAAGGCCCCACAGCCATCATCACCATGAACCGGCCGCACCGCTACAACGCCTTCCGTGGAAAGACAGTGGAGGAACTCATCAAGGCCTTCCGTGCCGCCTGGGCCGACCGCTCGGTGCAGGCCGTCATCCTCACCGGCGCCGGCGAGAAAGCCTTCTGCACCGGCGGCGACGTCAAGCAGCGTGCCGAAACCGGCGACTACGGCCCCACCGAATCCGGCATGTTTGAAATCGGCAACTTGCACAAGCTCATCCGCGACATCCCCAAGCCCGTCATTGCAGCCGTCAACGGCATTGCCGTCGGCGGCGGACACGTCCTCCATGTCCTGTGCGACCTCACCATTGCCGCAGACACCGCCAAGTTCGGTCAGGCTGGACCCCGCGTGGGTTCCTTCGACGCCGGTTTCGGCTCCGCCTACCTCGCCCGAGTGGTGGGGGAGAAGCGGGCCCGTGAGATTTGGTTTCTGTGCCGCCAGTACGACGCCGTCACCGCCGAACGCTGGGGCCTGGTCAACACGGTGGTTCCGGCCAGCGAGCTCATGAGCGAGGCGAAGGCCTGGGCCGCCGAGATTGCCGAGAAGAGCCCCACGGCACTGCGCTTCCTGAAGCAGTCCTTCAACGCAGACTCCGACCACATGGCCGGGCTGAGCAACCTCGCCATGTCCGCATTGGACCTGTTCACAGCCTCACCCGAAGGCCTGGAAGGCGCCGCAGCCTTCGCCGAAAAGCGCAAGCCTGCGTTCAACGAACACGTGATCAGCCACTAA
- a CDS encoding SDR family NAD(P)-dependent oxidoreductase, translated as MNGSFGGRGVLVIGGGGIGSQVCRDLAAAGASVYFTYFSNAATAAELAAALPAGSCAGYAALDATDDAAVEHVVATATRELGGVDTLVVTAGHRHPLALFQETTAATAAGILNTELGGPMNAVRAALPAMVAAGFGRIVLVGSDSGKTGSVGDAASAAARGGLIAFAKSIARENAAADITVNVVCPGPTDTDLLAGMTAAEGLTGKVMNAVVRAVPKRRLGSVAEISGAVIYLAGADAGFVTGQAVSVSGGLTMQ; from the coding sequence ATGAACGGTAGTTTCGGCGGACGCGGAGTACTGGTCATTGGCGGCGGAGGAATTGGCTCCCAGGTGTGCCGCGACCTTGCCGCCGCGGGCGCCAGCGTCTACTTCACCTACTTCAGCAATGCCGCCACGGCCGCTGAGCTGGCGGCTGCTTTGCCCGCGGGGTCCTGCGCCGGCTATGCGGCACTGGACGCCACGGATGATGCCGCGGTTGAACACGTGGTGGCCACGGCAACCCGGGAGTTGGGCGGTGTGGACACCCTGGTCGTGACGGCCGGGCACCGGCATCCGCTGGCGTTGTTTCAGGAGACGACGGCGGCCACCGCAGCCGGGATCCTGAACACCGAACTCGGCGGCCCCATGAACGCGGTCCGCGCGGCGCTGCCGGCCATGGTGGCCGCAGGATTTGGCCGCATTGTTCTGGTGGGATCGGACAGCGGGAAGACCGGGTCTGTGGGGGACGCTGCCTCGGCAGCAGCCCGTGGCGGGCTGATCGCCTTTGCCAAGTCAATAGCTCGGGAGAATGCCGCGGCGGACATCACCGTCAACGTTGTCTGCCCGGGACCGACTGATACCGATCTGTTGGCCGGGATGACCGCGGCGGAGGGCCTCACAGGAAAGGTGATGAACGCCGTCGTGCGTGCCGTGCCCAAGCGCAGGCTGGGCTCGGTGGCCGAGATTTCCGGTGCGGTTATCTACCTTGCCGGAGCGGATGCCGGCTTTGTCACCGGACAGGCCGTCAGCGTCAGCGGCGGCCTCACGATGCAGTAG
- a CDS encoding acyl-CoA dehydrogenase family protein, with translation MSTHDELTAALARGLTEARDTDYYLLFDKLGPAEKAVKDRVRGFVNTRLLPVINDYWERAEFPHELVPPLAELGIIGSTIDGYGCPGLSRLGAGMATVEMSRGDGSMNTFIGVQSNLTMGTINMLGSEEQKQRWLPRMATLELIGAFALTEPGHGSDSVGLETSARREGDYWVLNGRKRWIGNASFADVVVVWARDEADGKVKAFVVEKHDGAYPAGYRADLITGKIGKRAVLQPDVVLENVRVPAENRIANAQSFRDASAVLASTRGGASWESLGHATAAYEAAVTYALVREQFGSPIASYQLVQNKLANMLAELTAIQLMCFRMAELQESGQWTGTMASIAKMHSAQKARWICSEARDILGGNGLLLDFHVARHLTDMEVVHTYEGTDSIQSLLIGRDITGMSAFK, from the coding sequence ATGAGCACGCATGACGAACTGACGGCCGCCCTGGCCCGCGGACTGACCGAGGCCAGGGACACCGACTACTACCTGCTCTTCGACAAGCTCGGCCCGGCCGAAAAGGCTGTCAAGGACAGAGTGCGTGGCTTCGTGAACACCAGACTGCTTCCTGTCATCAACGACTACTGGGAGCGTGCGGAGTTCCCGCATGAACTCGTGCCGCCGCTGGCGGAGCTGGGCATCATCGGCTCCACCATTGACGGGTACGGTTGTCCTGGCCTGAGCCGGCTCGGCGCGGGCATGGCCACGGTGGAGATGTCGCGCGGGGACGGCTCCATGAACACGTTCATTGGTGTCCAGTCCAACCTGACCATGGGCACCATCAACATGCTCGGCAGTGAGGAGCAAAAGCAGCGCTGGCTACCTCGCATGGCCACGCTTGAGCTCATCGGGGCTTTCGCCCTGACCGAACCCGGGCATGGTTCGGATTCGGTGGGGCTGGAGACCTCGGCCCGCCGCGAGGGTGACTACTGGGTCCTCAACGGGCGCAAGCGCTGGATCGGTAACGCCAGCTTTGCCGACGTCGTGGTGGTGTGGGCCCGGGATGAGGCCGATGGCAAAGTCAAGGCCTTTGTCGTGGAGAAGCACGACGGCGCGTACCCGGCCGGTTACCGGGCGGACCTCATCACCGGCAAGATCGGCAAGCGTGCGGTGCTGCAGCCGGACGTTGTGCTGGAGAATGTCCGGGTGCCGGCGGAAAACCGCATCGCCAACGCACAGTCATTCAGGGATGCCTCGGCCGTGCTGGCCTCCACCCGCGGTGGCGCGTCGTGGGAGAGTTTGGGCCACGCCACGGCTGCCTATGAGGCTGCCGTGACGTATGCGCTGGTCAGGGAGCAGTTTGGCAGCCCGATTGCCAGCTACCAGCTGGTCCAGAACAAGCTCGCCAACATGCTGGCCGAGCTGACGGCCATCCAGCTGATGTGCTTCCGCATGGCCGAACTGCAGGAGTCGGGCCAGTGGACGGGCACCATGGCCTCCATTGCGAAGATGCACAGCGCCCAAAAAGCCCGCTGGATTTGCTCCGAGGCCCGGGACATTCTGGGCGGCAATGGCCTGCTGCTTGACTTCCATGTGGCCAGACACCTGACAGACATGGAAGTGGTGCACACCTACGAAGGCACTGACTCCATCCAGTCGCTGCTGATCGGCCGGGACATCACCGGCATGTCGGCCTTCAAATGA
- a CDS encoding 3-hydroxyacyl-CoA dehydrogenase family protein, producing the protein MVVNNILVVGAGAMGSQIGMVAALAGYQVTVQDISSAMLEQAEAQLRSRMDASVAKGRMSREDADAALGRLAFSEDLAEAAATTDLAIEAATEKLEIKRGIFTALDAAAPPHAILATNSSTFGSSKVADATGRPGQVCNMHFFNPALVMKCVEVVRHESTSQDTIDTVLAVAKRMGKAPVLIEKEIPGFVANRLMGAIRDEALRLYADGIASFQDIDTAAKTALGHPMGPFELMDLVGLDVSHQIRQATFAETGDPADLPHPALTALVERGDYGRKSGKGWYSYDGVQK; encoded by the coding sequence GTGGTGGTCAACAACATCCTGGTGGTCGGCGCCGGGGCCATGGGCTCGCAGATCGGCATGGTTGCGGCGCTGGCCGGATATCAGGTCACGGTACAGGACATCTCCTCCGCCATGCTGGAACAAGCGGAGGCCCAGTTACGCTCCCGCATGGACGCCAGCGTTGCCAAGGGGCGGATGAGCCGGGAGGATGCCGACGCGGCGCTGGGCAGGCTGGCTTTCTCCGAGGACCTGGCCGAGGCCGCCGCCACTACCGACCTCGCCATCGAGGCGGCAACGGAGAAGCTGGAGATCAAGCGCGGCATCTTCACGGCCCTCGATGCGGCTGCTCCGCCCCACGCCATCCTGGCAACGAATTCCTCCACGTTCGGCTCGTCCAAGGTTGCCGATGCCACCGGCCGGCCGGGTCAGGTGTGCAATATGCACTTCTTCAACCCGGCACTTGTCATGAAGTGCGTTGAAGTGGTCCGCCACGAGAGTACCTCCCAAGACACCATTGACACAGTTCTGGCGGTGGCCAAACGCATGGGGAAGGCGCCCGTGCTCATTGAAAAAGAGATCCCGGGCTTTGTGGCGAACCGGCTCATGGGTGCCATCCGCGACGAGGCGCTGCGGCTGTACGCCGACGGGATCGCCAGTTTTCAGGATATCGACACAGCGGCTAAAACGGCGCTGGGCCACCCCATGGGGCCCTTTGAACTCATGGACCTGGTGGGCCTGGATGTCAGCCACCAGATCCGCCAGGCCACCTTTGCTGAGACGGGTGATCCGGCTGACCTGCCGCATCCTGCACTGACAGCACTGGTGGAACGCGGGGATTACGGCCGCAAGAGCGGGAAGGGCTGGTACAGCTATGACGGGGTGCAAAAATGA
- a CDS encoding enoyl-CoA hydratase/isomerase family protein produces MNYETILTDIRDGLGIITINRPESRNALSRTVLAEIAAALEAFRGNPDVGVVVFTGAGEKAFVAGADINQLAGYTMLDGLSAAMATLYDAIESYEKPTIAAVNGFALGGGNELAMSCDIRIASANARFGLPETNLGVLPGAGGTQRLSRLVGKGRAVELILTGRIFEAEEALRIGLVTEVTEPGELMAAVERTAGLILAKGPLAIRLGKLVINNGSETDLRTGLLLERLAQSLLYTSNDKAEGAAAFLEKRPAKFEGN; encoded by the coding sequence ATGAACTACGAAACGATCCTCACCGACATCCGCGACGGGCTCGGCATCATCACCATCAACCGGCCCGAATCCCGCAACGCCCTCAGCCGCACGGTGCTGGCAGAGATTGCCGCCGCGCTGGAGGCGTTCCGCGGCAACCCCGACGTGGGCGTGGTGGTCTTCACCGGCGCTGGGGAGAAAGCCTTTGTGGCCGGTGCCGACATTAACCAGCTGGCGGGCTACACCATGCTCGACGGACTTTCTGCCGCCATGGCCACGCTCTACGACGCCATCGAGTCCTACGAAAAGCCCACCATTGCGGCCGTCAATGGCTTCGCCCTTGGTGGCGGCAACGAACTGGCTATGTCCTGCGACATCCGCATCGCCTCCGCCAACGCCCGCTTCGGACTGCCTGAAACGAACCTGGGCGTACTGCCCGGGGCCGGCGGCACGCAGCGGCTGTCCCGGCTGGTAGGCAAGGGACGCGCCGTCGAACTTATCCTGACGGGGCGCATCTTCGAGGCGGAAGAGGCGCTGCGGATCGGGCTGGTCACCGAGGTGACCGAACCGGGGGAGCTGATGGCCGCCGTCGAACGCACCGCCGGGCTCATCCTGGCCAAGGGTCCGCTGGCCATCCGCCTGGGCAAACTCGTCATCAACAACGGCAGCGAGACGGATCTACGCACCGGCCTGCTGCTGGAGCGCCTGGCGCAGTCGCTGCTGTACACCAGCAACGACAAGGCCGAAGGTGCCGCAGCGTTTTTGGAAAAGCGCCCCGCCAAATTCGAGGGGAACTAA
- a CDS encoding acyl-CoA dehydrogenase family protein has translation MDFTLTASQKKYVKEARTVAAMIAPGYKQREIDRAIAPELRLEIGGRGLIAPELPVELGGRGERRLTSGLITEEIARGDFNVAYLQVVGSLVGQILAQSAKPAVAARWVPKIASGEEIVAIGLSEPGAGSDAGNPSLTARRERGGWVLNGTKSMSFAKQCGATVVFAKTDPEQRRGRGISAFLVDMAGDGLEVEGVNDMGTRAVTRGFVHFTDAWIPEDHLIGDEGAGFTQVMQGFDFSRALIGLQCIGAAAVTVEETWAHVSSRQAFDQPLSKFQGVAFPLAESETLLTAARLLCHQTLWLKDEGLPHTSQAAMCKWWAPKTAYDVINSCLLLHGQFGYMQDLPIEQRMRDVLGLQIGDGTAQIMKLIISRQSVGREFAP, from the coding sequence ATGGATTTCACGCTTACGGCGTCGCAGAAGAAATACGTCAAGGAGGCCCGCACCGTGGCTGCCATGATCGCTCCCGGATACAAACAGCGGGAAATCGACCGGGCCATCGCCCCGGAACTACGCCTTGAAATTGGCGGGCGGGGGCTCATCGCCCCCGAGCTACCCGTGGAACTGGGTGGCCGTGGTGAACGCCGGCTGACGTCCGGCCTGATCACCGAGGAAATCGCCCGCGGTGACTTCAACGTGGCCTATCTGCAGGTGGTGGGCTCCCTGGTGGGCCAAATCCTGGCCCAAAGCGCCAAACCCGCCGTCGCTGCCCGCTGGGTTCCCAAGATCGCCAGCGGCGAGGAGATCGTGGCCATCGGCCTCTCCGAACCCGGTGCGGGCTCCGACGCCGGCAACCCCTCACTGACGGCGCGTCGCGAACGTGGCGGCTGGGTCCTCAACGGCACCAAGTCCATGTCCTTCGCCAAGCAGTGTGGCGCCACCGTTGTCTTCGCCAAGACTGATCCGGAACAACGCCGGGGCCGGGGCATCAGCGCCTTCCTCGTCGACATGGCCGGGGACGGACTGGAAGTTGAGGGAGTCAATGACATGGGAACCCGCGCCGTCACCCGTGGCTTCGTGCACTTTACGGACGCTTGGATTCCCGAGGATCACCTGATTGGTGACGAAGGTGCAGGATTCACCCAGGTGATGCAGGGCTTTGACTTCAGCCGGGCCCTCATCGGCCTGCAGTGCATTGGCGCGGCCGCCGTCACGGTGGAGGAAACTTGGGCGCATGTCTCATCCCGCCAAGCCTTCGACCAGCCACTGAGCAAATTCCAGGGCGTTGCCTTCCCCCTGGCCGAAAGTGAAACCCTCCTGACCGCGGCCCGTCTGCTGTGCCACCAGACGCTGTGGCTCAAGGACGAGGGCCTGCCGCACACCTCCCAGGCCGCCATGTGCAAATGGTGGGCCCCCAAAACGGCGTACGACGTCATTAACTCCTGCCTGCTGTTGCACGGCCAGTTCGGCTACATGCAGGACCTGCCCATCGAACAACGCATGCGGGACGTCCTGGGACTGCAAATTGGCGACGGCACCGCCCAAATCATGAAACTCATCATCTCCCGCCAGTCCGTCGGCCGGGAATTCGCGCCGTAA